One Pullulanibacillus sp. KACC 23026 DNA segment encodes these proteins:
- a CDS encoding GNAT family N-acetyltransferase, which yields MLKKRDLTECGALFELMRDPEVFPFVRQKANTPEEYLFITKQTIELEEQHKLISRTIIDEYGQPIGTITLFDVEDGAGFLGTWLGKPYFGKGYNKQAKDLFFEEVFNETDIHTVFLRIREENIRSQKAALKLAFVQYANDTHSEILERANTNPNGHRYNLYAITKENFLNHKLMTNQLASFLDTEERLEA from the coding sequence ATGTTGAAAAAACGTGACCTAACCGAGTGTGGCGCCCTATTTGAATTAATGCGCGACCCAGAAGTTTTCCCGTTTGTGAGACAAAAAGCCAATACACCAGAGGAATATCTATTCATAACTAAGCAAACCATTGAATTAGAAGAACAGCATAAGCTGATTTCTCGTACCATTATAGATGAATATGGTCAGCCAATCGGTACCATTACCCTTTTTGACGTTGAAGACGGGGCCGGTTTTCTCGGAACTTGGCTTGGCAAGCCCTATTTTGGCAAGGGGTATAATAAGCAAGCAAAGGATCTATTCTTTGAAGAAGTGTTTAATGAAACAGACATTCACACGGTCTTCTTGCGCATACGTGAGGAAAATATTCGCTCACAAAAAGCAGCACTGAAGCTTGCGTTTGTGCAATATGCCAATGACACTCACTCTGAAATCTTAGAACGAGCGAATACCAATCCAAATGGCCATCGTTATAACCTATACGCCATTACAAAAGAAAACTTCTTGAACCACAAATTGATGACGAATCAGCTCGCCTCATTCCTGGATACCGAAGAGCGACTTGAAGCTTAA
- a CDS encoding YfhE family protein: MAKKKTTLRESDNLNKTQSVLYQREFKRANRAYERSKG, translated from the coding sequence ATGGCAAAAAAGAAAACAACCCTTCGTGAGTCGGACAACCTGAACAAAACGCAATCCGTCCTTTATCAACGCGAGTTCAAACGCGCTAACCGAGCCTACGAGCGCAGTAAAGGCTGA
- a CDS encoding YfhD family protein: MAKKRNGKVKDDQVHVPIAKNEDIHYTDPFDEDDWEAQERMKAADIRAQKSY, encoded by the coding sequence TTGGCTAAGAAACGCAATGGAAAAGTAAAAGACGATCAAGTACATGTCCCAATCGCCAAGAATGAGGATATTCATTATACCGATCCCTTCGATGAGGATGATTGGGAAGCCCAAGAACGCATGAAAGCAGCCGACATTAGAGCCCAGAAAAGTTATTAA